In the Desulfovibrio subterraneus genome, GGGCGTTGAGCACCGTTGCCATCATCCCCATGTAGTCCGCTGAGGAGCGGTCCATGCCCTTGGCGGAAGAGGACAATCCGCGGAAGATGTTGCCGCCGCCGATGACCAGGGCAACTTCTATACCCATATCAGCCACTTCAGCGATTTCTCGACATATCTTTGAAACAGTTGCAGGGTCAATACCGAATTTTTCATCACCAGCCAAAGCCTCGCCGCTGAGCTTCAGCAGCACGCGCTTGAAACGCAAATCGCTCATGTCCGACCTCTGGGGTTGTCGTTACTAAACCTATTCAAAAAATATGGCGGACTTGCCGCCATAAATACATTATTGATCGCTGTAGGGCTTGCCCCACATGCCTTCGTCAATTCGAACGTATTTGAGGAAGGCGTAAAACGAGCCGTGCGCGGCATTGATGAAACCGGCACGGCCATCCAGCATTCCCAACTGAAAGAAATACAGTTTCGCAAAACGCATCATGCCATGACCTATGCCGCGCAGCACTCCGCCTTTTCTGCCCTTGCGCCGCAGATCATCCGCACCCTGCTGGGCATAGGAATTGATCTTGTCCAGATGCTGGGCAAAGCTCTCGTAAGGGTAGTGTATGATGTCGGCCTTGATCACGTCCGTGTCACCCTTGGGGCGGAAGGAGTAGTGCGCACCGCTTACCTCTACCTGCATCCTGGTTGTGCGGAACACGCGCAGCAACCGGTCCGGATACCAGCCGGAATGCTTCATGAACCTGTCATAATACCAGTTGCGACGGTGCACGTAGAATCCGGCAAGCGAAGCCGGAGCAGCGGGCAGCGCCGCAAGGACGCGTTCACGCAGATCATCGGTGCAAATCTCATCCTGATCAAGGCTCACAACCCATTCTGTGTCAATCTGGGCGAGGGCGAACTGGAACTGGGGGCCGGGGCCTTCCCATTTGCGCTGAACAACGGTTGCTCCGGCCGCTTCGGCAATGGCGACGGTGCGGTCGGTGGAAAAGGAATCCACAACCAGTACCTTGTCGCAAAACGCCAGAGAGACAAGGCATTTGTCCAGCAGACGCTCACCGTTGTAGGTGAGCACCAGTCCGGTCACCGCAGGTTTCACTAGGACACTCCGGAGCAGGCGTTACAGATGGAGCGCACGGCTTCGA is a window encoding:
- a CDS encoding glycosyltransferase family 2 protein; the encoded protein is MKPAVTGLVLTYNGERLLDKCLVSLAFCDKVLVVDSFSTDRTVAIAEAAGATVVQRKWEGPGPQFQFALAQIDTEWVVSLDQDEICTDDLRERVLAALPAAPASLAGFYVHRRNWYYDRFMKHSGWYPDRLLRVFRTTRMQVEVSGAHYSFRPKGDTDVIKADIIHYPYESFAQHLDKINSYAQQGADDLRRKGRKGGVLRGIGHGMMRFAKLYFFQLGMLDGRAGFINAAHGSFYAFLKYVRIDEGMWGKPYSDQ